A genomic segment from Kiritimatiellia bacterium encodes:
- a CDS encoding Gfo/Idh/MocA family oxidoreductase, with amino-acid sequence MKARRILQSTLGAMGLASFALRAEAAEEAPLRLGLIGLDTSHVVAFAKILNDPTASNHLPGARIVAAFKGGSPDISASRDRIEKFTEELTNRWGVVLVPTIEELCRQVDAVILTSVDGRVHLEQARPVIAAGKRLFIDKPMAASLRDGLAIFQLAREKGVPVFSCSSLRYGTNTQAVRKGAVGRVLEAETESPVVIEPTHPELFWYGIHGVESLFTVMGPGCRSVRRRTLEDGRVEVVGTWTDGRKGTFRQSKEQWGYGGRARGERGEQPIGESAGYVPMLREVLKFFRSGVPPVPEEETIEILAFMEAAELSRQRGGDEVELAEVMQRAREELERLAPRR; translated from the coding sequence ATGAAAGCCAGACGAATTCTGCAGAGCACGTTGGGGGCGATGGGGTTGGCGAGTTTTGCCCTTCGCGCGGAGGCGGCGGAGGAAGCGCCGCTGCGGCTGGGGCTGATCGGGCTCGACACTTCCCACGTTGTCGCGTTTGCGAAGATTCTGAACGACCCGACCGCGTCCAATCATCTGCCCGGTGCGCGGATCGTCGCGGCCTTCAAGGGCGGCAGCCCCGACATCTCCGCCAGCCGCGACCGGATCGAAAAGTTCACTGAAGAACTCACCAACCGATGGGGCGTCGTGCTGGTTCCGACCATCGAGGAGCTATGCCGGCAGGTCGACGCGGTGATCCTGACCAGCGTGGACGGGCGCGTGCATCTGGAGCAGGCGCGGCCGGTGATTGCCGCCGGCAAGCGGCTGTTCATTGACAAGCCGATGGCCGCCTCGTTGCGCGACGGGCTGGCGATCTTCCAGCTTGCTCGGGAGAAGGGCGTGCCGGTGTTCAGTTGTTCCTCGTTGCGGTATGGGACCAACACCCAGGCCGTGCGGAAGGGTGCGGTCGGGCGCGTGCTCGAGGCCGAAACCGAATCGCCCGTGGTGATTGAGCCGACCCACCCGGAGCTCTTCTGGTACGGCATCCACGGTGTCGAGTCGCTCTTCACCGTGATGGGGCCGGGCTGCCGCTCGGTCCGGCGCCGAACGCTCGAGGATGGCCGCGTCGAAGTCGTCGGGACGTGGACCGACGGTCGCAAAGGGACGTTCCGGCAGTCGAAAGAACAGTGGGGATATGGCGGACGCGCAAGAGGGGAGCGGGGTGAGCAGCCGATTGGCGAATCGGCCGGCTACGTGCCGATGCTCCGCGAGGTTCTGAAGTTTTTCAGAAGCGGCGTTCCGCCGGTGCCGGAGGAGGAAACGATCGAAATTCTCGCCTTCATGGAGGCGGCGGAGCTCAGCCGGCAGCGCGGCGGCGACGAAGTGGAACTGGCGGAGGTAATGCAACGCGCCCGCGAGGAACTGGAGCGCCTGGCACCGCGCCGCTGA
- a CDS encoding Gfo/Idh/MocA family oxidoreductase yields the protein MRTAINRRRFLRTGLSFGTTVCTVGPALLSRAAPSRLLRVAIMGVNGRGMDHIKGWAGQPDVEIAWVCDVDRRALERAAAQVEKTTGRAPKTSDDVRRVLEDRELDVLSIAAPNHWHAPATILACAAGKHVYVEKPGSHNPWEAEMMVKAARHHRRLVQMGNQRRSMRNIIAAIEAVKSGAVGRVLTARCYYTRFRPPIGRGKEAPVPEWLNYDLWQGPAPERPYRDNVIHYNWHWFWHWGNGELGNNGVHTLDLARWALGVDRPLKVTYCGGRYLADDDQETPDTGVAAFDFGTALVTWEQSSSHPRKGETLPLVAFYGEQGRLVLSDAGHRIYDSDGKEVAQTESGVAGDVVRGPGGELEHFGNLCAAIRDGAKLNSEIEEGQKSTMLCHYGNMAIRTGSMIHVDPVTGRVRDNPAAMALWKRDYRPGWEPKL from the coding sequence ATGAGGACTGCAATCAATCGCCGCAGGTTTCTTCGTACGGGGCTTTCGTTCGGCACCACGGTGTGCACGGTGGGCCCCGCGTTGCTCTCCCGCGCGGCCCCCTCGAGGCTGCTCCGGGTGGCGATCATGGGCGTAAACGGCAGGGGGATGGACCACATCAAGGGCTGGGCCGGTCAGCCGGATGTGGAGATCGCCTGGGTTTGCGACGTGGACCGGCGCGCGCTCGAGCGGGCGGCGGCGCAGGTGGAAAAAACAACCGGCCGCGCGCCCAAAACGAGCGACGACGTCCGGCGGGTGCTCGAAGATCGAGAGCTTGATGTGCTCTCGATTGCGGCGCCGAACCACTGGCATGCACCGGCGACCATTCTTGCGTGTGCGGCTGGCAAGCACGTGTATGTGGAAAAGCCGGGCAGCCATAATCCGTGGGAGGCGGAGATGATGGTGAAGGCGGCCCGGCACCATCGGCGGCTCGTGCAGATGGGCAACCAACGGCGGAGCATGCGCAACATCATCGCCGCGATTGAGGCGGTGAAGTCTGGCGCGGTGGGCCGCGTGTTGACCGCCCGGTGTTATTACACGCGGTTTCGTCCGCCGATCGGGCGCGGCAAGGAAGCCCCCGTGCCCGAGTGGCTGAACTACGACCTCTGGCAGGGCCCTGCGCCGGAACGGCCGTACCGCGACAACGTGATTCATTACAACTGGCACTGGTTCTGGCACTGGGGGAACGGCGAGCTGGGCAACAACGGCGTGCACACGCTGGACCTCGCCCGCTGGGCGCTCGGTGTGGACCGCCCGCTCAAGGTCACCTACTGCGGCGGTCGCTATCTCGCCGACGACGATCAGGAAACCCCCGACACCGGGGTGGCGGCGTTCGACTTCGGGACTGCGCTGGTCACCTGGGAACAAAGCAGCAGCCATCCGCGAAAGGGAGAAACGCTTCCTCTCGTCGCCTTCTACGGCGAGCAGGGCCGCCTGGTGCTGAGCGACGCCGGTCACAGGATCTACGACAGTGACGGCAAGGAGGTGGCACAGACCGAAAGTGGCGTCGCCGGCGACGTCGTGCGCGGACCCGGCGGCGAACTCGAACATTTTGGCAATCTCTGCGCGGCGATTCGCGACGGCGCGAAGTTGAACTCGGAGATTGAAGAGGGGCAAAAAAGCACGATGCTCTGCCACTACGGCAACATGGCGATTCGGACGGGTTCAATGATTCACGTGGACCCGGTGACCGGCCGGGTGCGGGACAACCCGGCCGCGATGGCGCTCTGGAAACGCGACTACCGGCCGGGGTGGGAACCCAAGTTGTGA